From bacterium:
TGGCATCTACCTCGCCCTTGGCGCCATGCGGTCCATTGTTCTGCCCCACACCGGTGATGAAAAAGAAGGGTTCCTGGACGGTCGGGATTTCCTGGAAACGGTGGTCATTGGCGGCGGGATGGAGCTTCCAGGCGAGGTCCTGATCATAGGCGGTGGCAATGTGGCCATGGATGTGGCCCGTTCCGCGGTGCGCTGCGGTGCGGACAAGGTGAGGATCATCTGTCTGGAGAAACTGCCCGATCCGGAAGAAAAGAAGTTCACCTACGAGAAAAACGAGTGGCGCCGTGTCAAAACCGAGGATACAAACCAGTTCATGCCTGCCCACCCCTGGGAGATCGAGGAGGCTCTGGCCGAAGGTGTCCAGGTCCTGGATGGCGGGGCGACCCTATCCTTTGACAGGGAGGGTGGGAAGGTCGTGAGAGCTCACTGCCTGAAGGTCGAGAGGATCGACCGTGATCCGCAGGGCAGGCTGATCCCTGTGCTCACTGACGGTTCCGAATTCTCTGTTAAGGCCGACTGGGTCATCACCGCCGTGGGATCGGCTCCGGATTTCAGCTCCCTGGGCGGAGTTCCCAGGACAACCCCACTTATGGAAGGAACGCCCCTGGTTCAACTGGAAGAGGGCACAGGGGTATCTATCCCGGTCGTGGCCGGAGGCGATCTGGCTGTGGGGCCGGCATCGGTGATCGAGGCCATCGCTGCCGGCAAGGAGGCCGCCCTTCATTTTTACAGGTCCCTTGTGGGAAGCCCTGCAGTCACTATCCGCTACAGGACACGCAAACTGATGGAGCCGTGGGCCAACTACGCCGACAGCCTGGACTTCAGGAACCGCCGCCGGGAGTTGACCATCGCGAAGGATGAAAGAGTGTGCTCCTTCAAAGAGGTCTATGGCGGGTTCGCCGAGACAGTGGCGAGGCAAGAGGCCGACCGGTGCATGCGCTGCGACTGGCCGCTGATGAGGGAAAGTAAAGTGAGGAAATTCTTCCGAAGCATTAAAGGACAGAACGCAGAAGAAGGTCAAGAACAAGGTTAAAAGATCGTCATTCCGACATCATTGAAGTCCCGTTCCTTACAAATCAATGACTTACGGAGTGAGTCATTGATTTGGGCGCCCCGCGCGGGGCGCATTGATGACTTTTTGCGAAGTCATCAACTTTCCAGGAGGAAAAACATGAGCAAGGATGTCCATAAATGCAAAGGCAGCGACAGCTGTCATGAGGAGAACCACATGTGCAAGATCGTGATCCGGCAGGAGTTTGACAGGGTGCGTGAGATCGTCAGGGACAGCGAATATTACTGTAAGCTCTGCGGCCGGGCCGCTCATAACGAAGCCAATCTCTGTAAGCCGGCGAGAATCTAGGTCTGGACAAACAAAGCCTCCCGGTACGGGAGGCTTTGTTTGTTGAGGAACCTTTACAATGAGCAATGCAATTAAGGTTTCAACCTAAACTCCGTTTCTGGCTAAACTCGAAACCCTTGTTTCATAATTCCGGGCGAGTAGAAGGTAGAAAGTAAGAAACTCAGTGCCTGGCGTCTGGTGCCTGGGAACAAGGTACCAAATACCAGGTACTGCTCTTCAGTCCCAATTCACGGCCTGAACCCTTTGGTTCCTCAACAACAAACAGCAAGTGGCGAGGAAAAGAGTTATACTTTTACCTTCATACTTTTTGCTTTCTATCCGTATCCAAGAGAAGTGTGTCATGCGTCGTATTCTTCTGTTTCTGGTAACAAACTTTGCTGTCATCCTCGTCCTTGGAATTGTCGCGTCCCTATTGGGTGTTAATCGGTTTTTAACACCATCAGGCCTCGATCTCAAAGCACTCCTGATCTTCTCCTTTATCTTCGGAATGGGCGGCTCATTGATATCCCTTCAGATCTCCCGATGGTCAGCCAAGCGCCTCACTCGCTGCAAGGTCATCACTGGCCGCAGTGGCAGCGAAACCGAAACATGGCTCTATTCCACGGTGGAAAGGCTTACCCGCCAGGCTGACCTCCCCATGCCCGAGGTCGCTATCTACTCCAGCAGCAGCCCCAACGCATTCGCTACGGGACCAAGCAAGCGCCGGTCCCTCGTGGCCGTCAGCACCGGTCTCATGGACAACATGAAACAGGATGAGGTCGAGGCCGTTTTGGCCCATGAAGTCAGCCATATCAGGAACGGGGACATGGTGTCGCTGGCTCTTATCCAGGGAGTTGTCAACACCTTCGTATTTTTCTTCGCCAGGGTCGTGGGGTACGCTATCGACGCGGCCCTTTCCAAGGGCAAACAGAGCAGAGGCCCAGGAATCGGTTATTATCTGGGAACCATCGTTGCTCAGATCCTGTTCAGTATCCTCGCCTCAATCGTTGTTTTCTGGTTCAGCCGGAAACGGGAATTCAGGGCAGACCAAGGCGCCGCCCGGCTGTCCGGCGCGGAGAAGATGGTCTCCGCACTGCAGGCCCTCCAGCGGGGGGTGTCGCAGCCACTGCCGGGCTCCATGGCGGCCTTCGGGATATCTGGTAAAAAAGGGACCGGCCTGAGCCGGCTCTTTATGACCCATCCTCCCCTCGAGGAGAGGATCGCGGCCCTGCAGGGCTCTGGAGCACACCCGGAATAGGGGAAAAAGGCCTCAGGATTGTACAGGGCAGAAAATAGAAAGTAACATGTAGAAAGTTAAAAAGTAGATACAAGATACTTGGGACAGGTACCCGCAAATACCTGTCCCTTTTACCTTGAACCTGTTTCCTCATTACTTTCCTCCCAGAGATCTTCAAGGACTGGAAAAGGCTGAGCCAAGGGATCGCCGATGCGAAGTCACGCCATCCGTCTTCGTTGCACCATGATTGCGACTCCGACGTGACAAGCAGGCGTGGTTAAAAGGCAAGATACGACCCTAGGGTCTTCCAGGAGCCAGGAGCCAGGAGCCAAAAGGAAAGCGTGCTTCCTTTGATGGCGGCTAAAGCTGTCTCTCGCAGGGGAGCCCTTCGATCATGCCATTGGCGTGACTCAGGCGGCAGGGTACGCAGAGGGAAAGATTATTTACGGATTGGGAATTAAGTTCCGGGATTAGCTTTTCAGCTTTTCCCTGATACCCTTGGACCGTTCGGGCATGGCCTTGTGGAAAAATTCCGCCTGCGCCTGCAGCCTGGCAAGCTTGTCGCGGACGAAAACGCTCTGCCATGCCTGGATCTGTTCCCTGGAACGATAATAGAGCAGCATCCAGGGGGCCTTATTACTCATCGTCCCACCCCGCAAGGATCCTTCTCAGGTGAACTGTATCCGCTTCATCCTGGGGCCAGCCTGTGCCTTCCTTCATGGCGATGAGAGCCTCGATGGGGGCAAGGGGAACCACACTTCCCTCGATGTCCATCTTTTCCCTGTTATCATAGTTGGCGCTGAAACTGACCGGCTCATTAATGAGAATATCCACCTGAAACCAGGAATTCGCCCTGTCGTAAAGGGAAAAAGCCAGCATCCCCTTTTCCTCGATCCAGTTGCGCCTGACAGCAGGATCGAGGATCAGTTCCAGTTCCACCGGCGCCCTGGGAGCCAGGTCCAGAACTTGGGCGCTATCGATGAAGCGCCTCAGGTTGTTTTCCTCGAGGCAGATTCCCGGCCTGACCCCCCGATTCTGGGTTTTGTTTTTGTTGTAAATGGCTCGGATAATTTGGAAAATTATGAAAAAACAAATGGATTCGACCTGGATAAAGGGGACTTTAAATTTGAATTTGTACCTGATGTTGTTGTTTTCGATTCCGGGAGGGTGTTACGTAGACGCATCTCTAATTAGTCTGAAATATCTGGTTGTTTAAATTGGGACCTCAAGGTTGCCCATCTCAAGGCTCGTCATCCGACTGACCCCCAGAATTCCACTGATTCTAAATGCACTTGACAGGGCCACAAGTCTGTATATGCTTAGTAACAACAATGTTGTTACGCCAGGAGGCCTCCTTTATGATCAAAAACCTGAAAAAGCATGGAAACAGTATGGCCCTGGTGATAGAAAAACCGATCCTGGATCTGCTGGGGGCCGACGCCGACACTCCTTTCGACATCACCACCGATGGGCAGGCTCTGATTCTCACACCCGTTACAGACCCTTCCCGCCAGGAAGCTTTCCGATCCGCCCTTGAAGGGACTAACACCAGGTACGCCAGGACTCTGAAGAAACTGGCGGAATAATCCGGTGGCCCCGAAATTCCTGAGTTTTGCTGAGGTCATCGAGATCCACCAGGACCAGTTGGCCCGTTACGGCGGTGATCCGGGCATAAGGGACTTAAACGGTTTGAAATCGGCCCTCGGCACCCCCGCTGCCACTTTCGGCGGCGAGTTTCTCCATCCCGATATTTGCACCATGGCGGCGGCCTACCTTTTCCACATCACCGGGAACCATCCTTTGGTGGACGGCAATAAACGGACAGGGACCGTGGCCGCCCTGGTGTTCCTGGATCTGAACGGATACGAATTTAATGCCCCCGAGGATGAACTCACAGATGCTGTCATGGCAGTGGCATCGGGGCAATCAGGCAAGGATGAGGTGACTGAATTTTTCCGCAAATGGACCAGGAGAAAGGAATAGAAACACCGAATCGTAAGACCAGTCATCCGCATCTCACTCTTTGAGTTTGCAGCTTTTCAGGAGAATCTTATGCCTTGAGATACGACCCTCGGCCCTCCATGGTGTCATTGCGAGGCCCGCAGGGCCGTGGCAATCTAGGGTTTTGAGATTTGAGATTTGAGATCTGAGATACTCTTTTTTAACAGGGATGAAGGGGATGGGGAAAGGCAGTCCAAGGTCCAATGTCCAAGGTCCAACGGGGAAAACCAGGCCTGTCATTCCGGAAGTTCTGCCAAAGGCATGACTATCCGGAATCTATTTCAAATTGCTGAAGCGGCAAGAGCGGCCTCTCGCCCTTCGACAAGCTCCCCTCGACAGGCTCGGGGCAGGCAGGCCAGGCGCAGAGTTCGCAGGGAACGCAGAGAAATTCATGAAAATTGGATTAACCAAAACCTGCTTGTCCGCCATAGCTGGACGGCAGTCGTTAGCGACGGCGGAAGAATGTGCCTGTCACGTCGTAGCCGATCGAGGGGCGTTGGCGAAGACGGAAGGTGCGACCCCACGGTTTCCCCTTATGTGTAAATTAACAACAAAACCAAAATGGAACATGAAACACCAAGAACTGTATGAATAATTATTACGATCCTTAGAATGTTCCCAAGCCTCAATTAATTCTTCAGGCAACGCATCCACCATATGATTCGAAAAATCATCATAACCATCCCCATCCCCCCCATCACCCGATCTATCATATGTACTTGGATCTGATGGGTCATCATCATGGTCCGAATTGCCTAATTCATCCTCATACTCGCCTTCGATCTCCATCCCCGTCGTATCCGTATACCTGAACGGATTATTCCTCCCGTAGGCGAACCTGTTGAGGCTCTGCGGGTCCAGGATATTCCCCCATAACGGATCTTCGGAAATAAACCGTCCCACCTCCGCATCATACCATCCGCCTTCGCTAACGCCTGTCGACCAGCTACGGCGTGACAAGTCTCGCATTGAAATAGAACAGACCGGCATCCTTGTTCCAGGGGTGGCAGGTAAGCATCGAATTAAAGTGAGGAGGGGTTTGATCCAATAACCAAGATCCAAGGAATTTCTCTGCGTTCCCTGCCTGTCCTGAGTCCCGCCGTTGGCGGGATCGAAGGGCGAAAGGCAGCCTTTAACGCTTTTCAGAAATTTTAAAAAATCTGAATAGTCATGCCATTGGCAGAACTTCCGGAATGACGGTTTGCCTTTTCCCCGACACACCGACACTCCGTTACCCCGATACGGGTTTCCCATCCCCTCCATCCACTTTATCCTTAAAATCGGAATAAAGAATGTGGAATAGGGAAGGTGGTAGAACGGCAAGTGCAGTAGTGCAGAATACTCATGCACAAAAGCCCCGCCATAGGTGCGGGTGCACTTGTGCACTGAATTTCGTGTCTTCCCCACTGATTTCAGGTTTTCCTCTGCGGCCCTCTGCGGTGCGAACATGATTGGTCGCTCTGCGAAACTCTGCGTTAAAGCTTTAGTCACTTTTTATAAAGAGCGGGATTGCTTCGGCCCCATCTTTAGCCTCGCAATGACAGGCTCTTTTTCTTCCTGTTTGGATTTGCCTTTCTCAGTGTTCTCTGTGAGCTCAGTGGTGAAAAACATCGCCGTTATAGCAACCGGAATTTAACCAGGATTAAGCTTCCTCTGCGTTCCCTGCGTCCCTGCGAGAGGCAGCCGTTATCGTTTTTACTGGAAACGTGTTTTCCCCTTCAACGTTCTACATTCCACATTCTACATTCTGACTTTAAAACAATTCTTCCTCAATAATCTCCTCGTTCAGAACCTTATAACCCTCTCCCTTTTTCACCTGCTTGCCCGGTATTTCCATCACCTCCACCAGCACCATCTTCCTCGCGTACCGGATCTGCAGACGGTCCCCAACCTTGACCGACTTGCCCGGTGCGGCGGGCCTGCCGTTGATTGTGACATATCCGTTGTCGCAGAGGGTGGCGGCCAGAGGGCGGCGTTTGACCAGGCCGGAGCGTTTCAGGTACAGATCGAGTCTCAGACGACCTTGTTCTTTATCCGTCATCAGG
This genomic window contains:
- a CDS encoding FAD-dependent oxidoreductase; the encoded protein is MSSQLSLEGYRECHVCSVTNKMKARQCFQCIGRLDLKDLLLLEGEKRWRRQRAPILSAIFPGLGHWYSGRRYIGTYFFAMAPLSIGLILATYQKWSWGLSILTLSFILVWFLAIIDSRKGPFYFNPPCQEACPGSVPCSHYVHLAAAGKDLESLELVESVCPFPGTIGRICHHPCEQECNRGKDGESVAICALKRFVDDNTDRSYNFYRRELDKGVEPVGKKVAVIGAGPSGLSAALYLKLFGFDVTVFEGREFGGGTPAIYAPEYRLPHSIYKREVDRILELDLDLKFGMRLGEDFTLQDLEKQGFNGIYLALGAMRSIVLPHTGDEKEGFLDGRDFLETVVIGGGMELPGEVLIIGGGNVAMDVARSAVRCGADKVRIICLEKLPDPEEKKFTYEKNEWRRVKTEDTNQFMPAHPWEIEEALAEGVQVLDGGATLSFDREGGKVVRAHCLKVERIDRDPQGRLIPVLTDGSEFSVKADWVITAVGSAPDFSSLGGVPRTTPLMEGTPLVQLEEGTGVSIPVVAGGDLAVGPASVIEAIAAGKEAALHFYRSLVGSPAVTIRYRTRKLMEPWANYADSLDFRNRRRELTIAKDERVCSFKEVYGGFAETVARQEADRCMRCDWPLMRESKVRKFFRSIKGQNAEEGQEQG
- a CDS encoding type II toxin-antitoxin system death-on-curing family toxin; this encodes MAPKFLSFAEVIEIHQDQLARYGGDPGIRDLNGLKSALGTPAATFGGEFLHPDICTMAAAYLFHITGNHPLVDGNKRTGTVAALVFLDLNGYEFNAPEDELTDAVMAVASGQSGKDEVTEFFRKWTRRKE
- the htpX gene encoding protease HtpX, with translation MRRILLFLVTNFAVILVLGIVASLLGVNRFLTPSGLDLKALLIFSFIFGMGGSLISLQISRWSAKRLTRCKVITGRSGSETETWLYSTVERLTRQADLPMPEVAIYSSSSPNAFATGPSKRRSLVAVSTGLMDNMKQDEVEAVLAHEVSHIRNGDMVSLALIQGVVNTFVFFFARVVGYAIDAALSKGKQSRGPGIGYYLGTIVAQILFSILASIVVFWFSRKREFRADQGAARLSGAEKMVSALQALQRGVSQPLPGSMAAFGISGKKGTGLSRLFMTHPPLEERIAALQGSGAHPE
- a CDS encoding AbrB/MazE/SpoVT family DNA-binding domain-containing protein, yielding MIKNLKKHGNSMALVIEKPILDLLGADADTPFDITTDGQALILTPVTDPSRQEAFRSALEGTNTRYARTLKKLAE
- a CDS encoding RNA-binding S4 domain-containing protein, whose amino-acid sequence is MTDKEQGRLRLDLYLKRSGLVKRRPLAATLCDNGYVTINGRPAAPGKSVKVGDRLQIRYARKMVLVEVMEIPGKQVKKGEGYKVLNEEIIEEELF